One Trichormus variabilis 0441 genomic window, TGGGGCCGCCACTTGCAGGTGCAGCCTTGATTTTAGCCTCCCGCAGTTTTACCACTGCCTCCCTGAGCCTGAAAATTTTAGGAAGTTTTTTATTAATTTCTACATTAATTTGGGTACGTTCCCCCTTTGGATTGGTAGCTATTCCCTTGTTAGGATTAATCATTTTGGGAATTTCCCTCAAAGCTCCCCGATGGATGCAGGGATTTGCCATTCAATTTTTAGGTGTACAAGCCTGTGTCAGTACCTACCATCAATTAGATTATCTATTTAGTTATTCTGCTGGTTCTTTGGGATTATCGGATACAGCCCAGATGGAAAAATATTTATTATTACCCTATTGGTTTTGGGGTGGATTAATGGCGATCGCCTCTTTGATCATTCTCATCCAAAGCCTCCGCGTTGCTTATCGCTCAGTTTAGTCAACAATCAAAAATCAACAGTCCTCCCCAATCCAAAACACATTGCATAATTGTTAGGAAGTGGCAACCTCTTAATTGAGGAAACTGTCTTATCTTAAGTTGTGGACGTTATAGTCCAGAACTGCTAACAGATACTAATGTGACTTGATGATCAGCATGAAATTTCAACTGTTGTTAGGCTCTTTACTTTCCCAGATTAAAGTCCGTCATTGGTGGCTAGGTATCTTATTGTGGATCGCTTTGGTTGCCCCAGCGCAAGCCTCTGTCATCTTGCGCGTGGCCATTGAGCGGGGAGTCAATCAAGCTAGAGTTGGCAGTTCCACAACGGCAATTGTCAAAGATAGTACAGGGCGTACTTTGGGACAATTGCCAGCGATGAGTTCCTTTTATGCCCAAGCTGTGCCTGGGGGAGTGGCTTTAGATAAATGGCAGTCTGGCTTATTTTGGATTGAACCCTCAGGGAAAGGATTCGTTTATATAGGCGATCGCTGGTTTCGTGGTAGAACTTTGGTTGTACCCACAGAAAAAGGTATAGATGTGGTTAACTGGGTAGATTTAGAAGAATATCTCTACAGCGTTGTTGGTGGAGAAATGAATTCTAGCTGGCCGGGAGAAGCCTTAAAAGCTCAGGCGATCGCCGCCCGTACCTATGCCCTATACAAGCGAGAACAACAGCGTAGTAACCCGGTTTATGATTTAGGTGATACCCCAGATCGCTGGCAAATTTATAAAGGAGTCAGCAGTGAATCTCCTTCAACCTATGCCGCCGTTGATGCTACAGCTGGGCAAGTATTAACTTATAACAATAATCTCATTCTTTCAGTTTTCCACGCTTGTTCTGGTGGACACACGGAAAATGTGGAAGATGTTTGGAGTAATCCCCTTCCTTATCTACGCGCTGTTCAAGACTACGACCAAAACATTAAAGAATGTAATTGGCAAAGAACTTTTACCCCAACAGAAATTAGCTCCAGAATTTCTGGTGTAGGCAATATCAGGGAAGTAGTTGCCGAATCCTTTTCACCGTTCCGTAGTGTCAAAGCTTTAAGAGTCGTGGGTGATAAAGGTACAAAAGTCCTGCGAGGCGAAGAAGTGCGTACTGCCCTGAAACTCAGAAGTACTCGCTTTAACGTCACCAGAGGCGCAGATGGTAGCTTTACCCTCCAAGGCGCAGGTTTTGGTCATGGTTTAGGTATGAGCCAATGGGGTGCTTATAATTTAGCTTTACGCGGCGCTAACCACCTGCAAATACTAGGACATTACTATCAGGGTGTCGCCCTCACACCCATTAAGGCGAAGTGATTGAGCATTGGGGACTGGGGACTGGGTAGTGGGGACTGGGGACTGGGGATTGGGGATTGGGTCTTTCTCCCCCTGCCTCCCCTGCCTCCCCTGCTTCCCCTACCTCAAGAGCTTATCTGAACTGTATTGAATTGATATTACTCCCCACTCTCCAACCTCCTCCGCCATTCAGCCTCAATTTGTGCCGATCGCTCAACCTCTTGGTCAAGTAAGTCGGTTTCGGTAGAATAAACTAAATCTTCATTACCAATAAATTTCTCCTGGGCAAACTGACTGGCGTAGTTGATTTTTTGTTGTAAAGCTGTATCAGGACTGGTTAATACTCTGGCACGGCTTAGGCGATCGCGGTTCCGTCCGATAATCTTCCCATTACGCCACTTAATCCAGAAGTAACGTAATAAAGGTATGCCCAAAAAACCGATTCCATAAGCCAGCAACAGCCAATAAATTCCTTGTACGAAAGCGACTAAGCCACCCAACTGTGCAGCAACCGTACCATCTACCAATAAATTACCCAGCACCAAAGCACCAACTAGATTGACTATACCCAAACCTGCACTGAGCATAACTTGTCCGGAACTAGCGGCACTAAAACGCCAGGGAAATTCTTCCAAATAAACTGACAGTGGTTGCTGTTGTTTTTTGCTGGCTCTCACCTGCAACTCTGGGAAATAATAGACAATTTGTCCTTCAGGACTGACACTTGGTTGCCCGTTGAATCGTAACAGCACAGGCAACATATAATCTTCGTATTCTTGCTGATAGACTTCGCCTATATCATCTAAGTATGGGGCAATTTGTTCTGCTACCACTGCACCACGGCTACCCCGAATCACAGTCGCAATTTCTTGCCAACGGCGTTCTTCTAAATTGGCATTAGGATTACCATCGCCGAACAAAAATGAAAATACGGCCTCAAAGAAGTTCAAATCACTGCTTTCTTGGCTACTACGCCGTCTTTCTGGCGCAGAATAGCCATAGTTGGGGTTGAAGTACCAAAATAAATCAGGAAAGTAGAAGAACCCCCAACTACCACTAGAATTACTACTGCGATCGTCATTATCGTTACTCGAATTCATTGCCGTGATGATCAAAAAGATGGCAATAGTAATCAGCGCAATGGAAGCAATTAGAAAAATTCCAAAAGAAATGCGAATCAGGTAAAACAGAATTTTCCATATCTTCTGCCACCATTCTTGCAATCGTAACTTGAAATATTTATTCCGTAGAACATCCCGAAAATTTCGAGGGAACAGGTAAACAATATCACCCGTTTCTGCTACCTGCAAATGTCCACCCGCATCGCTAGCTAAAGCTAACAACCCTTGCCCAGCCTCCGCTAAATTTAACCCAGCCTGAGTTGCCACATCACCAACAGTGACTCGGTAACCTAGTTTTTCCACAGCCTGCATAATAGTGGGATTGGGAGCCATAGCTCTTCCCCTCCTGTTGAAATTTTTCTCCTTTACTCAAGTATAAAGTTTGATTCTCGGAGACTTGTTATTGGCGTGGTGAGTTGTGAGTTTCTGGAAGTTCTCTAAATTTTGAATTTTTTAGGTGTAAGCTTAAGCCGTAGGCTATGCAGGGATTTTGAATTGATTGCCCCGGCCTCCTTCCTATTCCCTTTAATGTTAAAATATACTTATTAGGCCTGGTTAATCACAATATGGTTCAGTACACACTAGCTCAAAGTCCGGAAATCATCCTCACCGTTTCTGGGAAAGATTCAGCCAAAGCCCGTGACAGAGCAATGGATCAGTTGGTTGAGTTAATTGATGCTGGTAAGCTGCCTACAGAATTAGAAGAAGGATTTGGCCCTCAACAATTAATAGAGGTGAAAGAACCATCTGCCGAATCGCCTAGTGGTGAAGACTCGATTACACAAGCTGTCCAAGTCTTGAGCAACTTAGCCACACTCAAGCTAAAAGTGCAGGAGTCACGCACTGAAGCTTTAGAAATTCGCAAGGCTGTTGATGTCCTATTCTCCGATGATTCTGTAACGGAAGAAGAAATCACACGCCTCAAGGAAGGTTTTAAAATTCTCAAAAATTTTGCTCAAGCAAACCTACGCTACCAAGAAGCACGAGCTAAAGCGGAACAGGCTAGACAAGTTTTAGATCAGGCTTTAAAGTCACCAGACAAATAATTGTCTTTATTTCCTCACAGGAAGCTGGGCGAAACTGTTTAAGTTGTTAATGATCTTGAAAAAAAGTACTTCTGAGCAGAATAAGTCTTGCCCAACTTAGAACTTTTATACTAATAAATTTTGTTTCGTATTCTCTAACATATTTTCAAAGAATACGATGATATTTACTAAGGAAATATTGATTGGTTAGAGTTAGTAATAACTGGGGCGCTAGGATTCGAACCTAGGGATGTCGGGACCAAAACCCGATGCCTTACCACTTGGCGACGCCCCAAAGCTTTCGACTTTATTAATATAGCAGTCTGTGTAGGGGATATGTCAAGTACTTTGAAAAAATATTCTGAACTAAGATGGGTGCTGTAAGTTATTCTCGCTACCCCCTGCCCTTCAAACTCCCCATTTAATGCAGTGGCCAAAATTGAATTAGTGCAAATGCTATGGCAGCACTACCCAAAGGCACAGTCAAATTGTCAACCCCCAAGAAGGAAAAGGCTTCTAAACTAGTGGCGACAAAAGCCACCGCTAGTGATACAGTCCAAGTCTGCCAAACGTTGCCTAGTACACCAAGTAAAATTAAGCTACATACTAAGTAGCTAGCTAAAGCCATAGTTAAGGAGCCTTCCCAGCTTTTTTGCGCTCCTAAAAGTTTATATTTATGCTTACCAAATCGCTGTCCAACCAAAGCCGCTAATCCATCACCCCAGGCCATTACCATCATGCCGATCGCCGCATATTGGGGTTGTTGTATATGCCAAAACCAAGCCACTAAAACGCCGACACTGACAGCGTAAAAAAATGTGCCTAAGCTCTGTCTACCCACACTATTAATACCTGGGAGAAGTGGGAAAATGTAAGACAACAGAGTGACTACACTTGCCACAATGGAAGCACCAATGCCTACACTGGCAGGAATATCTAACCACCAAGCCAGTAAAATCACATGGCCAGCGCCAATGTGAACTATTTTTCGGACTATTTCCGAGTCGCTAGTGGCAAAGCGATTTACCAGCCCAGCGATCGCCAGAATAAAGGATACCCAAGCTGCAACAATACTAATTTGCAGCCATAAAGGCGGTGTTGAGATTAATTCGGAAACTAAGTTTAACAAAGATAATACAAGATAGAAAGTTTGTGCCTTTCTTACCAATTTATAAGATTTGGGCGACGCTCATGAAGCAAATATTTATTTGGTTGATCAAGGGATACAGGATGTTTATTTCGCCGCTATTTCCCCCGACTTGCCGCTTTCAACCCACTTGCTCAATGTATGCCCTCGAAGCAATTGAAAGATTTGGCGTGTTCCGTGGTGGCTGGATGGGGATTCGCCGCATTTTGCGTTGTCATCCATTCCACCCAGGCGGTTATGATCCTGTACCAGAGGTGGGTGAGCATTGTTGTCATCATGATAGCGGGAAGTAGGGAGTGAGTAAATTTCTTTCCCTAAACCCCTAAACCCATATCTGATTAACAAAATTTGTGGGCTGTTTTGCCTGTTGATAGTGAACTTTACCCGTAAAGGGAATATAATCTATGCGCTGTTTGGATGGAAGTAAAGGAAATTAACCACAGAAGTCCAAAATTCGTTATTCTTTTGATATCCTGGCGAAACTACTCGTGGTTTTTTGCTGATGTTTTCATTTATTAGCTCTGCCAATCCTTGGTTAGTAGGAGTAGGACTAAATACTATTTTATTGAGTTTAGTCTGGTTCGCTCCTAAAAAACTGCTTACCCCAGCAGGTGTGTTTCATGCTTGGTTATTGGGCATATTGATTTGGGGTACTTTAGGCTGGCAAGGATATTTAGTAGTTACCTTTTATTTTCTTGTAGGTTCTGGTGTCACACGTATCGGGATGGCACAAAAAGAAGCTCTTGGTATTGCCGAAAAGCGTTCGGGTGCAAGAGGCCCGGAAAATGTGTGGGGTTCTGCTTTAACTGCGGCGCTGTGTGCTGTGGGCGTAGGAATTATGAATGCTGGGCTTTTTTCACCCAGTTCCCAATCCCTAGTTCCCAGTCCCCAGTCACTACTGTTACTCGGTTACGTCGCCAGTTTTAGTACAAAACTTTCTGATACCTGCGCTAGTGAAGTGGGTAAAGCTTACGGCAAAAGTACTTTCTTAATTACGACTTTGCAACCAGTTCCTAGAGGTACAGAAGGGGCTGTGAGTTTAGAGGGGACTTTAGCTGGTGTGGTGGGTTCTGTGGCGATCGCTATTACAGGTTGGGGAGTCGGTTTAATTTCTCCCTTGGGAATTGTTTGGTGTGTCTTGGCTGCTTTGATTGCCACAAATTTAGAAAGTGTAATTGGTGCGACATTGCAATCAAAATACACATGGTTAACTAATGAAATTGTTAATATTCTTAACACCTTAATTGGGGCGATCGCTGCCATATTAGTTGCCTTTGTTTGGGCAAGCTCTTTTGGTTAGGGTAATAGTTTTAGGTACTGAAGAATAAAAAATTATTTTTTGACTCAAGACTTAAGACTTACTACTTAAATATTACTGAAAATATGCTTAAATTCTTTCTCAGATTCATATCTGGAGTAGAAAAATACGACTATACAAATAAATGTCAATTAAAATACGAAATCAAATTAAGCTGAAATATTTTTATCTTGAAAGTTGCCATTACTTATTAATAGTTTATAAAATCTTATCTTTAGCTGTTTTTACCAGGTGATTTCATGGAAACTCTATCATTTTTGAGCATTGACGACCGCCCCATTTCGATTGAACAAACCGTAAAATACCTACAATCCTCAGGGAAGTTGGGTCAATTTATTAGTGATGTCCTTCGTCAGTACGTCATTGAGCAAGAAATTCAAGGGCGAGACGATGTAGAAATCAATCCGGCATTAACTGAACAAACAGTGATTGATTTTCGCCTAAAAAATCAACTCGCTGACCCCCAAGCTTTTCAAGACTGGTTAACTAACAATGGTACGGACTATGCCAGATTCCATGCCTCAATTACTTTTAACTTTAAATTAGAAAAATTGAAAACCTTAGTGACAGAAGCTAAACTCCCAGAATATTTTATTGAGCAGAAAATCTTTTTGGATCGGGTGGTAATATCGCGGATTGTGGTTGATAGTCGAGAACTGGCAGAGGAATTACAACTGCAAATTGCAGAAGGGGGCAGTTTTGAACAATTAGCTAAAGAGTATTCTGTATTAGACGATCGCCTGGTTAATGGCATGATGGGGCCAATTAGTCGGGGAACTATGCCAGACAAATTACGGGCTGCTATTGATGTGGCTACTCCTGGTCAATTAGTCGGGCCTATAGAAATTGATGGACGTTATGGTTTGTTTCGGGTGGAACAGTTTCTACCAGCGTCTTTAGATGATATTCAACTCAAGCAAGCGTTACAAAACGAACTATTTGAAAAATGGTTAGCAGAGAAAATTCAAAAGCTGACGGTGAAATTACAAGTGAGTTAAAAATTCTAGATAACGAATCTCTAAAAATCAAAGTGCTAGCTGCCATACCTTGGAATCAACCGCCTCTCAATTGGCTCACCTCCGAACAAAGATCCCTTTTAGAAGAACGTTTAGAAATCCGTCGTTATCGACTAGGAGAAAAAATCTGGTCAAGCGAAGCGGGTGGTTATCAGTTTTTCATTGTGGCTGGGAAAGTCCGCTTACGGGAGGAAGGAAGCGGTCAATCTTTAGCTGCTATACAAATGGGCGATTGGTTTGGTGACTTACAAAAGCTACCGGGAGAATACAAAGCTGTAGCTGCTAGTAAGGAAGTGATAGTGGCTTGTTGGGATACCCATCTGTGGGCGCAAATATCTACTCCCGCGATGGAAGATTTTTGGCTGGGATTGGCGAAACAAGAGCATACTGAGATGGAGAACGAGGTTACATCCGTCCAGTCTCCTGCTTTGCAACAACCACTTACGCCTCCAGAACAAACTCCCCAAATTCCTCCACCTGTAACCCTGAGTTATCCTTTTGTTAGCAGTTGGAATACGGGTGCGGCTTGTTTAACAATGGCAGCCCAACATCTGGAAAATGCGGTGAATTTGGAATGGGTACAACGCCAACTGCGGGGGCAAAGTCCTAAACAAGTGGTAGAAGCTGGAGAAAAGTTAGGCTTGGTACTGCGAAGATTGCAAATGACTTGGGGTGAGTTGCGTCAGCTGACTTTCCCAGCTTTGTTGCAGTTACAAGCCGAGTCTATGCCTGATCCTTCTTGGGTGATCGCTTATGGACTAAAAGGCGATCGCTTAATTATTGCTAATCCCTTAAATCCTGATAATCTTTGTGAAAGTCTACCAGAATCAGTAGTGGAACAATGCTGGGATGGTCAGTTGTGGCAAGTAGAACTGATATCTAAGCAGGAAAAATTTAACCTGAGTTGGTTCACCCCAGCAGTTTGGAAATATCGCAAACTTTTAGCAGAAGTATTATTAGCGTCTTTTACCTTGCAACTATTGGGTTTAGGTACACCACTAATTACCCAAGTTGTCATTGATAAGGTGATGGTACAGGAGAGTTTACCAACTCTCGATGTTATGGCGATCGCACTTTTGGCGATCGCTGTATTTGAATCAATATTGGGGATTCTGCGGTTATTTATCTTTACTCATACAGCCAGACGCTTAGATTTAAGCTTATCAGCACAATTATTCCGCCATTTGATGCGCCTACCCTTGGCTTATTTTGAGTCACGGCGTGTAGGGGATACCGTAGCCAGGGTGCAGGAACTAGAACAAATTCGCCAGTTTCTCACAGGTACAGCCTTAACGGTAATTTTAGATAGCATCTTTGCCGTTGTGTATTTGGCATTGATGTTTTATTACAATATTCCTCTCACTTTTGTGGCGTTAGCGGTGCTGCCCTTATTTGCCACACTGACCATAGTTGCTACACCGATTTTACGTAACTGGTTGAACGAAACCTTTAACCGCAGTGCCGACAGCCAATCATTCTTAGTAGAAACGGTTACAGGTATCCACTCTGTCAAAGCTCATGCAGCTGAATCAGTAGCACGCGATCGTTGGGAAGGCTTATTTGCTCGTTTCGTGCGTACTGGTTTCAAAGCTTCCACCACATCCAACATTAGCAGTAATATTGGGGACTTTCTCACTAACTTTTCCTCCCTATTAATTCTGTGGTTTGGGGCAAAATTAGTCATCGACCAAAAACTAACAATTGGGCAATTGGTAGCCTTTCAAATGCTTTCTGGTAGAGTGACAGGCCCACTTTTACGCCTAGTGCAGTTGTGGCAAAACCTGCAACAAGTCCTACTTTCCGTAGACCGGATTGGCGATATCCTCAACGTTGCACCAGAAGCAGAGATGGGGACTGGCTTAGTTCTACCGCCCCTAAAAGGTCAAGTTAGTTTTGAGCAAGTCTTTTTCCGCTACAAAACCAATACAGAACCAGTACTGCGAGGGATTTCCTTTAATGTAGAACCGGGACAGTTTGTAGGAATTGTTGGGCGCAGTGGTTCTGGGAAAAGTACCCTATCCAAGTTGTTACAAAGGCTTTATCAAATTGAATCAGGACGCATTCTCATTGATGGTTTTGATATCAAAAGTGCTGATTTGTCCTCCCTGAGACAACAAATAGGCGTAGTTCTTCAAGAAGACTTCTTATTTAACGGTTCCATCTTGGAGAATATCACCTTGGGAAATCCCGATATTACTGCCGAGCAAGTAGTAGAAGCCGCTAGACTAGCTGTAGCCCATGACTTTATCAGTCAATTGCCCTACGGTTACGAAACTAACGTAGGAGAGCGGGGTACAGCTTTATCTGGAGGACAAAGACAACGCATTGCTTTAGCCAGGTTGTTTCTCTGTGATGCGCCGATTTTAGTATTAGATGAAGCGACCAGCGCTTTAGACAGTGAAACAGAACAGCAAGTGTTACAAAATCTGCAAAAGATTTCTGCCAACCGCACTGTATTTCTGATTGCTCACCGCTTTGCACCCTTGAAACGAGCAGATTTGATTCT contains:
- a CDS encoding type I secretion system permease/ATPase — protein: MVSRENSKADGEITSELKILDNESLKIKVLAAIPWNQPPLNWLTSEQRSLLEERLEIRRYRLGEKIWSSEAGGYQFFIVAGKVRLREEGSGQSLAAIQMGDWFGDLQKLPGEYKAVAASKEVIVACWDTHLWAQISTPAMEDFWLGLAKQEHTEMENEVTSVQSPALQQPLTPPEQTPQIPPPVTLSYPFVSSWNTGAACLTMAAQHLENAVNLEWVQRQLRGQSPKQVVEAGEKLGLVLRRLQMTWGELRQLTFPALLQLQAESMPDPSWVIAYGLKGDRLIIANPLNPDNLCESLPESVVEQCWDGQLWQVELISKQEKFNLSWFTPAVWKYRKLLAEVLLASFTLQLLGLGTPLITQVVIDKVMVQESLPTLDVMAIALLAIAVFESILGILRLFIFTHTARRLDLSLSAQLFRHLMRLPLAYFESRRVGDTVARVQELEQIRQFLTGTALTVILDSIFAVVYLALMFYYNIPLTFVALAVLPLFATLTIVATPILRNWLNETFNRSADSQSFLVETVTGIHSVKAHAAESVARDRWEGLFARFVRTGFKASTTSNISSNIGDFLTNFSSLLILWFGAKLVIDQKLTIGQLVAFQMLSGRVTGPLLRLVQLWQNLQQVLLSVDRIGDILNVAPEAEMGTGLVLPPLKGQVSFEQVFFRYKTNTEPVLRGISFNVEPGQFVGIVGRSGSGKSTLSKLLQRLYQIESGRILIDGFDIKSADLSSLRQQIGVVLQEDFLFNGSILENITLGNPDITAEQVVEAARLAVAHDFISQLPYGYETNVGERGTALSGGQRQRIALARLFLCDAPILVLDEATSALDSETEQQVLQNLQKISANRTVFLIAHRFAPLKRADLILVLEKGVIAERGTHPELLQQKGLYWSLYQRQQANV
- a CDS encoding diacylglycerol/polyprenol kinase family protein; this encodes MLNLVSELISTPPLWLQISIVAAWVSFILAIAGLVNRFATSDSEIVRKIVHIGAGHVILLAWWLDIPASVGIGASIVASVVTLLSYIFPLLPGINSVGRQSLGTFFYAVSVGVLVAWFWHIQQPQYAAIGMMVMAWGDGLAALVGQRFGKHKYKLLGAQKSWEGSLTMALASYLVCSLILLGVLGNVWQTWTVSLAVAFVATSLEAFSFLGVDNLTVPLGSAAIAFALIQFWPLH
- a CDS encoding TIGR00297 family protein; this encodes MFSFISSANPWLVGVGLNTILLSLVWFAPKKLLTPAGVFHAWLLGILIWGTLGWQGYLVVTFYFLVGSGVTRIGMAQKEALGIAEKRSGARGPENVWGSALTAALCAVGVGIMNAGLFSPSSQSLVPSPQSLLLLGYVASFSTKLSDTCASEVGKAYGKSTFLITTLQPVPRGTEGAVSLEGTLAGVVGSVAIAITGWGVGLISPLGIVWCVLAALIATNLESVIGATLQSKYTWLTNEIVNILNTLIGAIAAILVAFVWASSFG
- a CDS encoding M50 family metallopeptidase yields the protein MSQPGKDFETLLHREAPLEVERMGLTWLVGAAIATAMLWQVPGGDYILYPFTILATWFHEMGHGLMAVLLGGQFQQLQIFGNGSGVASYAISRSLGPIGPGLVAAAGPMGPPLAGAALILASRSFTTASLSLKILGSFLLISTLIWVRSPFGLVAIPLLGLIILGISLKAPRWMQGFAIQFLGVQACVSTYHQLDYLFSYSAGSLGLSDTAQMEKYLLLPYWFWGGLMAIASLIILIQSLRVAYRSV
- a CDS encoding SpoIID/LytB domain-containing protein; this translates as MISMKFQLLLGSLLSQIKVRHWWLGILLWIALVAPAQASVILRVAIERGVNQARVGSSTTAIVKDSTGRTLGQLPAMSSFYAQAVPGGVALDKWQSGLFWIEPSGKGFVYIGDRWFRGRTLVVPTEKGIDVVNWVDLEEYLYSVVGGEMNSSWPGEALKAQAIAARTYALYKREQQRSNPVYDLGDTPDRWQIYKGVSSESPSTYAAVDATAGQVLTYNNNLILSVFHACSGGHTENVEDVWSNPLPYLRAVQDYDQNIKECNWQRTFTPTEISSRISGVGNIREVVAESFSPFRSVKALRVVGDKGTKVLRGEEVRTALKLRSTRFNVTRGADGSFTLQGAGFGHGLGMSQWGAYNLALRGANHLQILGHYYQGVALTPIKAK
- a CDS encoding peptidylprolyl isomerase, giving the protein METLSFLSIDDRPISIEQTVKYLQSSGKLGQFISDVLRQYVIEQEIQGRDDVEINPALTEQTVIDFRLKNQLADPQAFQDWLTNNGTDYARFHASITFNFKLEKLKTLVTEAKLPEYFIEQKIFLDRVVISRIVVDSRELAEELQLQIAEGGSFEQLAKEYSVLDDRLVNGMMGPISRGTMPDKLRAAIDVATPGQLVGPIEIDGRYGLFRVEQFLPASLDDIQLKQALQNELFEKWLAEKIQKLTVKLQVS
- the yidD gene encoding membrane protein insertion efficiency factor YidD, whose translation is MKQIFIWLIKGYRMFISPLFPPTCRFQPTCSMYALEAIERFGVFRGGWMGIRRILRCHPFHPGGYDPVPEVGEHCCHHDSGK